A genomic region of Methanothermobacter sp. CaT2 contains the following coding sequences:
- a CDS encoding glycosyltransferase, whose protein sequence is MSWLILMVVFFLCAFRAVKDKSHTVSVVIPALNEEKTVGSVIEAARKSDMVDEVIVVDDGSTDNTAGAAEDAGATVIRHTSNRGKGAALKTGFKHSRGDIVVFVDADLENMTTEKIERMIKPIITGRADLTKTRFRRKAGRVTELTAKPLLKFFFPEIKFEQPLSGQFAAKRSALEKMKFEEDYGVDVGIVLDADVLGLTVREVDIGSIHHDMASLKDLNVVANEVVRTIVDRALEYGRITMMDSMGKSIRMCILGLSLTTLGVFSIFFIRAIPAVLGVIISLTGFIMAVYYFLRLIRRSIYVFRRSAGKLQTVRSFIYMHFPILISALILIAMISTLLGAVEVDDGKISIEPTSGNLIIWKKSNENRTFDVRGPYRVDSALENENNSIRIPEEAINTLDLNYGDRIFLAGEAYTLNRTREGETNIMRVPSGARNALGLNVGDVIQDGNLRKVFSNVYALRNISDSNLTVYNGIIIQDDDSPGAEVRVYLDDRMVARTTGAMENGTYTVYVDGVAAGRIIFRGKDTDHRIYWGAHVIKIEVRSGAMDDMRFAKSSEGRFLNVWL, encoded by the coding sequence ATGTCATGGCTCATTCTCATGGTTGTGTTCTTTCTATGCGCTTTCAGAGCAGTGAAGGATAAAAGCCACACTGTATCGGTGGTTATACCTGCATTAAACGAGGAAAAAACAGTTGGAAGTGTAATTGAAGCAGCCAGAAAATCAGATATGGTGGACGAGGTTATCGTTGTGGATGATGGATCCACAGATAATACTGCTGGTGCTGCAGAGGATGCAGGCGCCACTGTTATAAGGCATACAAGCAACCGCGGAAAGGGGGCAGCCCTAAAAACAGGTTTCAAGCATTCCCGGGGCGACATAGTGGTCTTTGTCGACGCTGACCTTGAGAACATGACAACAGAGAAGATTGAAAGGATGATAAAACCCATAATAACGGGGAGGGCCGACCTCACAAAGACCAGATTCAGAAGAAAGGCCGGGAGGGTTACTGAGTTAACAGCCAAACCCCTTCTTAAGTTCTTCTTCCCTGAGATAAAATTTGAACAGCCCCTGAGCGGACAGTTCGCAGCTAAAAGATCGGCCCTTGAGAAGATGAAATTTGAGGAGGACTACGGGGTTGATGTTGGCATAGTACTGGACGCCGATGTCCTGGGCCTCACCGTGAGGGAGGTGGATATCGGGAGCATACACCATGACATGGCGAGCCTGAAGGATCTCAATGTCGTCGCCAACGAGGTTGTTAGGACAATAGTTGACAGGGCCCTGGAGTACGGCAGAATAACCATGATGGATTCCATGGGGAAATCAATAAGGATGTGCATCCTTGGTCTATCACTCACAACCCTTGGGGTCTTCAGCATATTTTTCATAAGGGCCATACCAGCAGTCCTGGGTGTCATAATATCCCTCACAGGATTTATAATGGCGGTCTACTATTTTTTAAGGCTCATCAGGAGATCCATCTATGTTTTCAGGCGTTCAGCAGGTAAGCTTCAGACAGTGAGGTCCTTCATCTACATGCACTTCCCCATACTCATATCTGCCCTCATACTCATTGCAATGATATCAACCCTCCTTGGAGCCGTGGAGGTGGACGACGGGAAAATATCCATTGAGCCAACATCTGGAAACCTTATAATATGGAAGAAGAGCAATGAAAACAGGACATTCGATGTCAGGGGACCCTACAGAGTTGACAGTGCCCTTGAAAATGAAAATAATTCAATAAGAATTCCTGAGGAGGCCATAAACACCCTTGACCTCAATTACGGCGACCGCATATTCCTGGCCGGAGAGGCCTATACACTTAACAGGACACGGGAAGGCGAAACCAACATAATGAGGGTACCATCCGGGGCAAGGAACGCCCTGGGGCTCAATGTGGGTGATGTTATCCAGGACGGGAACCTCCGCAAGGTGTTCAGCAATGTCTATGCACTGAGAAACATCTCAGACTCAAATCTGACGGTCTACAATGGCATCATAATCCAGGATGATGATTCACCGGGGGCAGAGGTCCGGGTCTATCTGGATGACAGGATGGTTGCCCGCACCACAGGGGCAATGGAGAATGGGACCTACACAGTTTACGTGGATGGTGTTGCCGCGGGCAGGATAATATTCAGGGGCAAGGACACCGATCACAGGATTTACTGGGGAGCTCATGTAATAAAAATTGAGGTCCGGAGCGGGGCCATGGATGATATGCGCTTTGCTAAATCCTCTGAGGGCAGGTTCCTGAATGTATGGCTCTGA
- the purE gene encoding 5-(carboxyamino)imidazole ribonucleotide mutase, which translates to MKPRVMILLGSASDFRIAEKAMEIFEELRIPYDLRVASAHRTHEKVKAIVSEAVKAGVEVFIGIAGLSAHLPGMISANTHRPVIGVPVDVKLGGLDALFACSQMPFPAPVATVGVDRGENAAILAAQIIGIGDPGVRERVADLRRGFYERVRRDECQVLNSIEGSYYAPLEVEMPPMGDKVPSDSQDDPMVSVIPGSYSDMKIAKKTTMFLERMGISYDLNVISPIRYPERFERYLEKMENVKLFIAISGLSAHVTGAVVALSDRPVIGVPCPLKMNGWDSLLSMINMPPGVPVGTVGVGNGGNAAILAAEMLGIYDEKIESRIKRIKSRSVKF; encoded by the coding sequence ATGAAGCCCAGAGTGATGATACTCCTTGGAAGTGCATCTGATTTCAGGATAGCCGAAAAGGCAATGGAAATCTTTGAGGAACTCAGGATACCCTATGACCTGAGGGTTGCCTCAGCCCACAGGACACATGAAAAGGTAAAGGCAATAGTCTCAGAGGCCGTGAAGGCGGGTGTTGAGGTATTCATAGGAATAGCAGGGTTATCAGCCCATCTTCCAGGCATGATATCTGCAAACACCCACAGACCCGTCATAGGGGTCCCTGTTGACGTTAAACTTGGAGGGCTCGACGCCCTCTTTGCATGTTCACAGATGCCCTTCCCTGCCCCCGTCGCCACTGTGGGGGTAGACAGGGGAGAAAACGCCGCAATACTCGCTGCCCAGATAATAGGGATAGGAGATCCCGGGGTAAGGGAAAGGGTTGCAGATCTAAGGAGAGGTTTCTATGAACGCGTGCGGAGAGATGAATGTCAGGTGCTCAACAGCATAGAGGGGTCCTACTATGCACCCCTGGAGGTTGAAATGCCTCCCATGGGTGATAAGGTCCCGTCAGATTCCCAGGATGACCCCATGGTATCTGTGATACCTGGCAGCTACTCTGACATGAAGATAGCCAAGAAGACCACCATGTTCCTCGAAAGGATGGGTATAAGCTATGATCTGAACGTCATATCACCCATAAGGTACCCTGAAAGATTTGAGAGGTACCTTGAGAAGATGGAGAACGTGAAGCTCTTCATAGCCATAAGCGGCCTCTCTGCACATGTTACGGGTGCTGTTGTTGCCCTCAGCGACAGGCCGGTGATAGGGGTTCCCTGCCCCCTCAAGATGAACGGCTGGGACTCACTCCTCTCAATGATCAACATGCCGCCGGGTGTACCTGTTGGAACGGTGGGGGTAGGTAACGGTGGTAACGCCGCAATACTGGCTGCTGAAATGCTTGGAATATACGATGAAAAGATAGAATCGAGGATAAAGAGGATAAAGAGCCGTTCCGTTAAGTTCTAA
- a CDS encoding UbiD family decarboxylase, which produces MRNFLDKIGEEALVVEDEVSTSFEAASILREHPRDLVILKNLKESDIPVISGLCNTREKIALSLNCRVHEITHRIVEAMENPTPISSVGGLDGYRSGRADLSELPILRHYRRDGGPYITAGVIFARDPDTGVRNASIHRMMVIGDDRLAVRIVPRHLYTYLQKAEERGEDLEIAIAIGMDPATLLATTTSIPIDADEMEVANTFHEGELELVRCEGVDMEVPPAEIILEGRILCGVREREGPFVDLTDTYDVVRDEPVISLERMHIRKDAMYHAILPAGFEHRLLQGLPQEPRIYRAVKNTVPTVRNVVLTEGGCCWLHAAVSIKKQTEGDGKNVIMAALAAHPSLKHVVVVDEDIDVLDPEEIEYAIATRVKGDDDILIVPGARGSSLDPAALPDGTTTKVGVDATAPLASAEKFQRVSRSE; this is translated from the coding sequence ATGAGAAACTTTCTTGATAAAATCGGCGAGGAGGCCCTGGTGGTTGAGGATGAGGTATCAACCAGTTTCGAGGCTGCCAGCATACTCAGAGAGCATCCAAGGGACCTTGTTATACTCAAAAACCTGAAGGAATCCGATATACCCGTCATATCAGGGCTCTGCAATACCCGGGAGAAGATAGCCCTCTCCCTGAACTGCAGGGTCCATGAGATAACCCACAGGATCGTTGAGGCCATGGAAAACCCCACCCCAATCAGTAGCGTGGGGGGACTGGATGGTTACAGATCAGGGAGGGCTGACCTCTCAGAGCTCCCCATCCTCAGGCACTACAGGAGGGATGGTGGACCCTACATAACTGCAGGGGTCATATTTGCCAGGGACCCTGATACAGGGGTGAGGAACGCCTCAATTCACAGGATGATGGTCATCGGTGATGACAGGCTGGCTGTCCGCATAGTACCCAGGCACCTCTACACCTACCTCCAGAAGGCTGAGGAGAGGGGTGAGGACCTTGAAATAGCCATAGCCATAGGTATGGACCCTGCAACGCTCCTTGCCACCACCACCTCCATACCCATCGATGCAGATGAGATGGAGGTGGCGAACACCTTCCATGAAGGTGAACTGGAACTTGTCAGATGTGAGGGAGTCGACATGGAGGTCCCCCCTGCAGAGATAATCCTTGAGGGACGTATACTCTGTGGTGTGAGGGAGAGGGAGGGCCCCTTTGTTGATCTGACAGACACCTATGATGTTGTAAGGGATGAACCTGTTATCTCCCTTGAAAGGATGCATATCAGGAAGGATGCAATGTACCACGCCATTCTGCCAGCCGGCTTTGAGCACCGTCTCCTTCAGGGTCTCCCCCAGGAGCCAAGGATATACAGGGCCGTTAAGAATACAGTCCCCACTGTAAGGAACGTTGTTCTGACGGAGGGTGGGTGCTGCTGGCTCCACGCCGCTGTATCAATTAAAAAACAGACTGAAGGTGATGGTAAGAACGTTATAATGGCTGCCCTTGCAGCACACCCCTCCCTGAAGCATGTCGTGGTTGTGGATGAGGATATAGACGTCCTTGACCCTGAGGAAATTGAATATGCCATTGCAACCAGGGTTAAGGGTGATGATGACATCCTCATAGTTCCAGGGGCCAGGGGTTCATCCCTTGATCCTGCAGCACTGCCTGATGGCACCACCACCAAGGTTGGTGTCGATGCAACCGCGCCCCTTGCTTCAGCTGAAAAATTCCAGAGGGTCAGCAGGTCAGAGTAA
- the amrS gene encoding AmmeMemoRadiSam system radical SAM enzyme, protein MRKEAILYEGVDDRLRCLVCNRKCLIPEGGRGYCLTRENRDGRIYSLTYGEVSSAAVDPIEKKPLFHFHPGTLAYSLGSVGCNFRCRYCQNWSISQARIDEFPTRYISPEEAVENALSASCRSIAWTYNEPTMWLEYTLDSAELARAEGLSTVYVTNGYMSREALDILGPLLDAANVDLKGMSETFYRELCDAKPGPVLENIIRMHDMGIHIEVTNLLIPGYNDSDDDIMALINFMVSEVGVRVPLHFTRFFPHYRMQDVPPTGTDRLMRARDLALEAGMKYVYVGNLPGTDAENTYCPSCGEVVIRRNGYITDTSGLADGRCRSCNSKIDVVTD, encoded by the coding sequence ATGAGGAAGGAAGCCATACTTTATGAAGGGGTCGATGACAGGCTCAGGTGCCTGGTATGTAACAGGAAGTGCCTGATACCTGAAGGTGGGAGGGGCTACTGTCTCACCCGTGAGAACAGGGACGGCAGGATATACTCACTCACCTATGGGGAGGTGTCATCGGCAGCCGTTGACCCCATAGAGAAGAAACCTCTCTTTCACTTCCATCCAGGGACCCTTGCATATTCACTTGGAAGTGTGGGCTGTAACTTCAGGTGCAGGTACTGTCAGAACTGGAGCATATCCCAGGCCAGGATAGACGAATTCCCCACAAGATACATTTCACCGGAGGAGGCAGTTGAAAATGCCCTCAGCGCCAGCTGCAGGTCCATAGCCTGGACCTACAATGAACCCACCATGTGGCTTGAATACACCCTTGACTCAGCGGAACTTGCAAGGGCCGAGGGTCTCTCGACGGTCTATGTGACTAATGGGTACATGAGCAGGGAGGCGCTTGACATACTGGGCCCCCTCCTGGACGCTGCAAACGTTGACCTCAAGGGAATGTCAGAGACCTTCTACAGGGAACTCTGTGATGCAAAACCCGGGCCAGTGCTTGAGAACATCATAAGGATGCATGATATGGGTATCCACATTGAGGTAACAAACCTCCTCATACCAGGATACAATGACTCAGATGATGATATAATGGCCCTCATAAACTTCATGGTCTCTGAGGTCGGAGTTAGGGTCCCGCTGCACTTCACGCGGTTCTTCCCACATTACAGGATGCAGGACGTGCCACCCACAGGAACTGACAGGCTTATGAGGGCGAGGGACCTGGCACTTGAGGCTGGAATGAAGTACGTCTATGTCGGTAACCTGCCAGGCACCGATGCAGAGAACACCTACTGTCCGTCCTGCGGGGAGGTGGTTATAAGGAGGAACGGCTACATCACAGATACCTCTGGACTCGCTGATGGCAGATGCAGATCCTGCAACTCCAAAATTGATGTTGTTACTGACTGA
- the thiL gene encoding thiamine-phosphate kinase: MHDRISSLGEKKLISRIISRARSVFGSSEVMGLGDDAALIDAGEEFLVLTSDLLLETRHFPDPERPRDMGWKTVTVNMSDLAAMGSRPEGFILSVALPDLELEFFDSLMDGVIEACCHYQAPLIGGDTNEADEIILSGTAIGRAEKDMVLMKSGARPGDLVAVTGPLGVGAAGTELILSGRDTGGFENAVERSLRPVARIEEGLILAESGLVSSATDITDGLVSELGELMDASGTGMRIYEDRLPLGREVPEIASILGRDPLELALYYGEDFELVFTAPPTGMEELSDMMELHVIGEVTVGGGIEMVDKDGVTYKLHVRGYEHLSPG; the protein is encoded by the coding sequence ATGCATGATAGAATATCCTCCCTTGGAGAAAAAAAGCTCATATCCAGGATAATATCCAGAGCAAGATCAGTTTTCGGATCATCAGAGGTCATGGGCCTCGGGGACGACGCAGCCCTCATTGATGCAGGGGAAGAGTTCCTGGTACTAACCTCTGACCTCCTCCTTGAGACCAGACACTTCCCTGACCCTGAAAGGCCACGGGACATGGGCTGGAAGACAGTCACTGTTAACATGAGCGACCTTGCTGCAATGGGCTCTAGACCTGAAGGATTCATCCTTTCGGTGGCCCTACCCGACCTTGAACTGGAATTCTTTGACTCCCTCATGGATGGCGTGATAGAGGCATGCTGCCACTACCAGGCTCCACTCATCGGAGGGGACACAAACGAGGCCGATGAGATAATACTCTCAGGAACAGCCATCGGGCGGGCTGAAAAGGACATGGTCCTCATGAAGTCCGGGGCCAGGCCAGGGGACCTCGTGGCTGTCACGGGACCCCTGGGAGTTGGTGCAGCAGGGACAGAACTCATCCTTTCGGGTAGAGATACAGGGGGCTTTGAAAATGCGGTTGAGAGATCCCTCAGACCGGTGGCCCGCATAGAGGAGGGACTCATCCTTGCAGAATCAGGTCTGGTATCCTCGGCCACCGACATAACCGATGGCCTTGTAAGTGAGCTCGGGGAGCTCATGGATGCAAGCGGGACAGGCATGAGGATATATGAGGATAGGCTGCCCCTGGGCAGGGAGGTCCCTGAAATTGCATCCATTCTCGGCAGGGACCCACTGGAACTCGCCCTATACTATGGAGAGGACTTTGAACTGGTATTCACAGCACCACCCACCGGGATGGAAGAACTCTCTGACATGATGGAGCTCCATGTAATCGGTGAGGTCACCGTTGGAGGTGGAATTGAAATGGTTGATAAGGATGGAGTTACATATAAACTTCATGTGAGGGGCTATGAACATCTCAGCCCCGGCTAG
- the cfbA gene encoding sirohydrochlorin nickelochelatase codes for MDSNSNQKPKIGVLLVGHGSRLPYGEEVINGIADIYRQEADHPVAVGFMNMSRPSIPEAINELAAMGVEKIIVTPVFLAHGVHTKHDIPHILGLDNGAEGHHHHEHEHEHEEFEFDGEIVYTEPLGADPRIAEIIRDRVKSAI; via the coding sequence ATGGATTCAAATTCAAACCAAAAACCTAAGATAGGCGTTCTGCTGGTGGGGCACGGCAGCCGCCTCCCCTACGGTGAGGAGGTTATAAACGGCATAGCTGACATCTACCGACAGGAGGCCGACCACCCCGTTGCAGTGGGCTTCATGAACATGTCAAGACCATCAATACCCGAGGCAATAAATGAACTTGCAGCCATGGGTGTTGAGAAGATCATCGTCACACCGGTTTTCCTGGCCCATGGAGTGCACACCAAACATGACATACCCCACATACTCGGCCTTGACAACGGTGCCGAAGGCCACCATCACCATGAACACGAACATGAGCATGAAGAATTTGAATTCGATGGTGAGATAGTCTATACGGAACCCCTCGGCGCTGATCCAAGGATAGCCGAGATAATCAGGGACAGGGTTAAATCAGCAATTTAA
- a CDS encoding Zn-ribbon domain-containing OB-fold protein — MTETVRTWRHIPQRYNLTGSKCLQCGNVFFPSRIICPECRRKGKLEELKFSGKGRIHSYSVINTPTDEFKDIAPYVVAIVELEEGARVTSQIVDCDPDSIEIGDEVEMVFRKVREEGEDGVISYGFKFKPKT, encoded by the coding sequence ATGACAGAAACCGTCAGGACATGGCGCCATATACCCCAGCGCTACAATCTTACAGGATCAAAATGTCTTCAGTGCGGGAATGTTTTCTTCCCCAGCAGGATAATATGCCCGGAATGCAGACGCAAGGGCAAACTCGAGGAATTGAAGTTCAGCGGGAAGGGAAGGATACACAGTTACTCCGTCATAAACACCCCCACCGACGAGTTCAAGGACATAGCCCCCTACGTGGTGGCCATAGTTGAACTGGAGGAGGGTGCAAGGGTAACAAGCCAGATAGTTGACTGCGACCCTGATTCAATAGAAATAGGTGATGAGGTCGAGATGGTATTCAGGAAGGTTAGAGAAGAGGGCGAGGATGGAGTGATATCCTATGGATTCAAATTCAAACCAAAAACCTAA
- a CDS encoding magnesium transporter has protein sequence MKRRERLLRMTRILLQSLLTFTVNISIAASRGWVRAFNLSRKFGSFFRDSRRILGESFVALFICAIGDLIAGIFLGKMSPMLESYPGLLVLIPGAIGMRGNIFGALGSRLGSGLHIGVLSPELRRSDVLADNIEGTIILTVVMSLFLGFMAWIFCQLFGFESMGIMDFTVISVIGGIISGAFLLPATVLISLKSYENGWDPDNVTTPLIAASGDLFTLPSIFAALAVLEMVRNGFFEWILFAIFLLIGAAGLIAGFRGRYDLRKIIRQSVPVLLICSALGTTAGTVLNSKLSFILDNPAILALVPLFSGESGDLVSILGARLSSGLHSGIIPASLRPHGEALRNFGIIAVLSLLIYPTIGLLAHLVSDFLGIGSLGPFSMVLISSMAGYMLTPFLLLVGFYLSSASYRLRLDPDNIVIPLSTSMTDPVANTCLVIAIITIMGL, from the coding sequence ATGAAGAGAAGAGAAAGATTGCTGAGGATGACTCGGATCCTGCTTCAGTCCCTGCTAACATTCACCGTGAACATCTCCATAGCAGCCTCAAGGGGATGGGTAAGGGCATTTAACCTATCAAGAAAGTTTGGCAGCTTTTTCAGGGATTCCAGGAGGATTCTCGGAGAAAGCTTCGTGGCCCTTTTCATCTGTGCAATCGGGGACCTTATAGCCGGCATATTCCTGGGTAAGATGTCCCCAATGCTTGAATCATACCCGGGTCTCCTTGTTCTCATACCCGGGGCCATAGGTATGAGGGGTAACATCTTCGGAGCCCTGGGCTCACGCCTTGGATCTGGCCTCCATATCGGTGTGCTCTCACCTGAACTGCGAAGATCAGATGTCCTTGCAGATAACATTGAGGGGACCATCATACTGACGGTGGTCATGTCGCTCTTTCTGGGCTTCATGGCATGGATCTTCTGCCAGCTCTTTGGCTTTGAGAGCATGGGGATAATGGACTTCACGGTTATCTCGGTCATCGGGGGTATAATATCAGGGGCTTTTCTGCTCCCTGCAACGGTCCTCATATCCCTTAAGAGCTATGAAAATGGATGGGACCCGGATAATGTCACCACACCCCTGATTGCAGCTTCAGGAGATCTTTTCACCCTACCATCAATATTTGCAGCCCTCGCAGTCCTTGAGATGGTCAGGAACGGATTTTTTGAATGGATACTCTTTGCCATATTCCTTTTGATAGGTGCAGCCGGACTCATAGCCGGCTTCAGGGGGAGATACGATCTCAGGAAGATTATCAGGCAGAGTGTACCTGTCCTCCTCATATGTTCGGCCCTCGGAACAACTGCAGGTACAGTTCTGAACAGTAAACTGTCATTTATACTGGACAACCCGGCAATACTGGCACTTGTACCTCTATTTTCAGGTGAAAGCGGGGACCTGGTGAGTATACTTGGTGCAAGGCTCTCCTCAGGGCTTCACTCAGGTATAATTCCAGCATCCCTGAGACCCCACGGGGAGGCCCTGAGGAACTTTGGGATAATAGCTGTACTGTCCCTCCTCATATACCCTACCATAGGGCTTCTGGCCCACCTTGTAAGTGATTTCCTTGGCATAGGGTCCCTGGGCCCCTTCAGTATGGTTCTCATAAGTTCCATGGCCGGGTACATGCTCACACCATTCCTCCTTCTTGTGGGCTTCTATCTCAGCTCGGCATCATACAGACTCAGACTTGACCCTGATAACATCGTGATCCCCCTCTCAACGAGCATGACGGATCCGGTGGCAAACACTTGCCTGGTCATAGCCATTATAACAATCATGGGTCTCTGA
- a CDS encoding potassium channel family protein, producing the protein MKNLSELMVDLAYSALLFNSRDAAEEVIKLENKVNRLNYEIKKESLLAARSVEDAEELTALLEVGEAAESIANSAKDIADLVLKGIKPHPVFKMVMEESDEIIVRVTIEEGSELAGKSLGDLLLATRTGMRVIAIRRGESWIYGPDRNTVLAEKDTLIAKGNEAGAELLFALAKNEMTLEDIGCSIE; encoded by the coding sequence ATGAAGAACCTTTCGGAGCTCATGGTGGATCTTGCATACTCGGCACTGCTATTCAACAGCAGGGATGCAGCTGAAGAAGTCATAAAACTTGAGAACAAGGTTAACAGACTCAACTATGAGATAAAGAAGGAGTCTCTTCTTGCAGCAAGGTCTGTTGAGGACGCTGAGGAGCTTACAGCCCTTCTTGAGGTGGGTGAAGCTGCTGAGAGCATTGCAAACTCGGCCAAGGACATCGCCGACCTGGTGCTCAAGGGAATAAAGCCCCATCCGGTCTTCAAGATGGTCATGGAGGAGTCCGACGAGATCATCGTCAGGGTCACCATTGAGGAGGGATCCGAGCTCGCAGGGAAATCCCTGGGGGATCTTCTCCTTGCAACCAGGACTGGTATGAGGGTTATAGCCATCAGGAGAGGTGAGTCCTGGATCTATGGACCCGACAGGAACACGGTGCTGGCAGAGAAGGATACACTCATTGCCAAGGGAAACGAGGCGGGAGCAGAGCTACTCTTTGCACTGGCAAAGAATGAGATGACCCTTGAGGATATTGGCTGCAGTATAGAATAG
- the cobJ gene encoding precorrin-3B C(17)-methyltransferase — MIRIIGIGPARDDITIRALRALEDSDVVIGYARYIRQIEDLLDGKEVIRSGMGDEIERVELAIEKHREGLDVALVSSGDPGVYGMANVFFQIFDKYSGIEFEVIPGVTAVNYAASKLGAPLHDFAVISLSDILTPLSEIMAKVRAAAESGMIIALYNPLGKRRKRPFREAVEILRSLLPPQTPVGIVRTVDGAPDVRIVDLESLDESLVDMSTIVLVGNVTTYTRDGQMITPRGYAVETPLHELAREFYEENPLGKASGPDENCEFYPCHFEGQNCAFCYCPFYPCAEGSTGGRWIRDRGVWSCQDCTWIHTDSAVECVKRSLGDIISGPDDLTDKKRELLKLRRECLMRG; from the coding sequence ATGATCAGGATAATAGGAATTGGACCAGCAAGGGATGATATAACCATAAGGGCCCTGAGGGCCCTGGAGGATTCTGACGTCGTTATAGGGTATGCGAGGTATATCCGCCAGATAGAGGACCTCCTTGATGGAAAGGAGGTCATAAGGAGTGGTATGGGGGATGAGATTGAGAGGGTGGAACTTGCAATTGAAAAACACCGCGAGGGCCTTGACGTCGCACTTGTGAGTTCAGGGGACCCGGGTGTTTACGGCATGGCCAACGTGTTCTTCCAGATATTCGATAAATATTCAGGCATCGAATTTGAGGTCATACCCGGTGTCACAGCGGTTAACTACGCCGCATCAAAGCTGGGAGCACCCCTTCACGACTTCGCGGTTATAAGTCTGAGTGACATCCTGACACCACTATCTGAAATAATGGCAAAGGTCAGGGCCGCCGCAGAGTCCGGGATGATAATAGCCCTTTACAATCCACTGGGAAAGAGGAGGAAGAGGCCCTTCAGGGAGGCTGTTGAAATACTGAGGTCTCTGCTGCCCCCTCAGACACCGGTTGGCATAGTAAGGACCGTGGATGGGGCCCCTGATGTGAGGATAGTGGACCTTGAATCCCTTGACGAGTCCCTAGTGGACATGTCAACAATAGTGCTGGTGGGCAACGTAACCACCTACACAAGGGATGGTCAGATGATAACACCAAGGGGCTACGCGGTGGAGACACCCCTCCATGAACTTGCAAGGGAGTTCTACGAGGAAAATCCACTGGGAAAAGCCTCGGGTCCAGATGAAAACTGTGAGTTCTATCCCTGTCACTTTGAAGGCCAGAACTGTGCATTCTGCTACTGCCCCTTCTACCCATGTGCGGAGGGATCCACAGGCGGGCGATGGATAAGGGACCGGGGGGTGTGGAGCTGTCAGGACTGCACATGGATACACACAGACAGCGCAGTTGAATGCGTGAAGAGGAGCCTGGGGGATATAATTTCAGGGCCAGATGATCTCACGGACAAAAAGAGGGAGCTCCTGAAACTCCGTAGAGAGTGCCTGATGAGGGGATGA